Proteins from a single region of Streptomyces spectabilis:
- a CDS encoding NAD(P)-dependent alcohol dehydrogenase has product MKAIVQDVYGSADTLRVRDIDRPSPAEGEVLVRVHAAGVGPDVRHVMTGLPLMVRPVFGLRRPRNPVRGWDGAGRVEAVGPKVAGFEPGDAVYGHLDGSFAEYALAKPERIAPKPKNVTFRQAAAVPVSGVTALQALHTKAGLRAGQKVLVIGASGGVGSYAVQLGVAHGAEVAGVCGGRAAKYVRSLGATTVLDYTCQEITERHRRYDVILDAAGNRPLPLLRRALTPTGTLVRIGGEGGNRWLGDTGTQLRMALLTRFARHDLLGLWAVVRRADLLTLTALIESGDITPVVDSTYPLPQAPDAIRHLERGHPRGKVVLVVVPEA; this is encoded by the coding sequence GTGAAGGCCATCGTGCAGGACGTCTACGGCTCCGCCGACACGCTGCGCGTACGGGACATCGACCGCCCCTCCCCCGCCGAAGGCGAAGTGCTGGTACGCGTGCACGCCGCCGGCGTCGGCCCCGACGTGCGCCATGTGATGACCGGGCTGCCCTTGATGGTCCGCCCCGTCTTCGGACTGCGCAGGCCCAGGAATCCCGTACGGGGGTGGGACGGTGCCGGACGCGTCGAAGCGGTCGGCCCGAAGGTGGCGGGCTTCGAGCCCGGCGACGCCGTCTACGGGCACCTCGACGGCTCCTTCGCCGAGTACGCGCTCGCCAAGCCCGAGCGGATCGCCCCGAAGCCCAAGAATGTCACCTTCCGGCAGGCAGCCGCCGTCCCGGTCTCCGGCGTCACCGCCCTCCAGGCCCTGCACACCAAGGCGGGTCTGCGGGCGGGCCAGAAGGTCCTGGTCATCGGCGCGTCCGGCGGCGTGGGCAGCTACGCCGTCCAACTCGGCGTCGCCCACGGCGCGGAGGTCGCCGGTGTCTGCGGGGGCCGCGCGGCCAAGTACGTGCGCTCTCTGGGCGCCACGACCGTCCTCGACTACACCTGCCAGGAGATCACCGAAAGGCACCGCCGCTACGACGTCATCCTCGACGCCGCGGGCAATCGCCCTCTGCCCCTGCTGCGCCGCGCCCTCACCCCGACCGGCACCCTCGTCCGCATCGGCGGCGAAGGCGGAAACCGTTGGCTCGGCGACACCGGCACCCAGCTGCGGATGGCCCTGCTGACCCGCTTCGCACGACACGACCTCCTCGGTCTGTGGGCCGTCGTGCGCCGCGCGGACCTGCTGACCCTCACGGCCCTGATCGAAAGCGGCGACATCACTCCGGTCGTCGACAGCACCTATCCCCTTCCTCAGGCCCCGGACGCCATCCGCCATCTGGAAAGGGGCCATCCGCGGGGCAAGGTGGTCCTGGTGGTGGTGCCCGAGGCGTGA
- a CDS encoding phosphotransferase family protein, with protein MDEVEVVVAHSERATLRVGDVFLKVDADPARLDIEVEAMALAPVPTPAVLWRKPSVLAIAAVPGAVLGRLGEPSTASPTAWATAGAAIRKLHEAPLPPRPGRSIDDLAAELDGECEWLVTNGVLPAELVTRNRQIAEAALRPWTPVFTHGDLQIAHVFTDGDEITGIIDWSEASQGDALFDLATLTLGHEEHLGDVVAGYGVDVDLDVIRAWWSLRSLLAIRWLAEHGFDPSAPGCEVDVLRSRM; from the coding sequence ATGGATGAGGTCGAGGTCGTGGTCGCCCATTCCGAGCGCGCGACCCTGCGCGTCGGCGACGTGTTCCTGAAGGTAGACGCGGATCCGGCGCGCCTCGACATCGAGGTCGAGGCGATGGCCCTGGCGCCGGTTCCGACCCCGGCGGTCCTGTGGCGCAAGCCGTCCGTGCTCGCGATCGCCGCGGTCCCGGGGGCGGTGCTCGGCCGCCTCGGCGAGCCGTCGACCGCGTCGCCGACGGCGTGGGCCACGGCGGGTGCCGCCATCCGGAAGTTGCACGAGGCACCGCTGCCGCCTCGGCCCGGCCGGAGCATCGACGACTTGGCCGCCGAACTCGACGGCGAATGCGAGTGGCTCGTGACGAACGGCGTCCTGCCCGCCGAACTGGTCACCCGCAACCGCCAGATCGCCGAGGCCGCACTCCGGCCGTGGACTCCGGTGTTCACGCACGGCGACCTGCAGATCGCCCACGTGTTCACCGACGGCGACGAGATCACCGGCATTATCGACTGGTCCGAGGCGAGCCAGGGTGACGCCCTCTTCGACCTCGCCACCTTGACGCTCGGGCACGAGGAGCACCTCGGCGACGTCGTCGCAGGCTATGGCGTCGACGTCGACCTCGATGTGATCCGCGCGTGGTGGTCGCTGCGAAGCCTGCTGGCGATTCGCTGGCTGGCCGAGCACGGCTTCGATCCGTCCGCGCCGGGCTGTGAGGTCGACGTGTTGAGATCCCGGATGTGA
- a CDS encoding HAD hydrolase family protein has product MINSPTGTTVFDIDGTLCFDGRTIDSRILTAIGTCEASGHHLVFASARPVRDLLPVLDGAFSSATLIGGNGSLVSVGGQVRARAAFTPSELGSLLREVERYDARYLADGPWDYAYTGPVDHPILGRVDQGGLARRLTLTELPEVVKFLVVGASDMTALAEAIRALGLTVNHHLDEAIIDIAPGTTTKWQALSSLGLDDYNAFGNDINDLDLLRHARKAVRVGSHPSLDGVAHVSVAAEPQAVAAEIALLARESLAAPHAATQPVLTESV; this is encoded by the coding sequence ATGATCAACTCTCCCACCGGTACCACGGTGTTCGACATCGACGGCACGCTCTGCTTCGACGGGCGGACCATCGACAGCCGGATCCTCACGGCGATAGGTACCTGTGAAGCCAGCGGCCACCACCTGGTCTTCGCTTCCGCACGGCCGGTCCGCGACCTCCTGCCGGTGCTCGACGGAGCCTTCTCCTCCGCCACGTTGATCGGCGGCAACGGAAGCCTCGTGTCGGTCGGCGGCCAGGTCCGCGCCCGGGCGGCCTTCACGCCCTCCGAACTCGGTTCCCTGCTGCGAGAGGTCGAGCGCTACGACGCGCGGTACCTCGCCGACGGCCCCTGGGACTACGCCTACACCGGGCCCGTCGACCACCCGATCCTGGGCCGCGTGGACCAGGGCGGACTCGCCCGTCGCCTGACGCTCACGGAACTGCCCGAGGTGGTGAAGTTCCTCGTCGTCGGCGCGTCCGACATGACGGCACTCGCCGAGGCCATCCGCGCGCTCGGGCTGACGGTCAACCACCACCTCGACGAAGCGATCATCGACATCGCGCCCGGTACGACGACGAAGTGGCAGGCCCTCAGCTCGCTGGGCCTGGACGACTACAACGCCTTCGGCAACGACATCAACGATCTCGACCTGCTGCGCCATGCGCGCAAGGCGGTGCGCGTCGGCTCCCACCCGAGCCTGGACGGCGTCGCCCACGTCTCCGTGGCCGCCGAGCCGCAGGCCGTCGCTGCCGAGATCGCCCTACTCGCCCGTGAGTCACTCGCCGCCCCGCACGCCGCGACGCAGCCCGTACTGACGGAATCCGTGTAG
- a CDS encoding LysE family translocator, producing the protein MLTALAGFALFALLVTVVPGPDTLLVLRNCVRGGRLPGIATAFGAAVGSLAWAVAAAVGLAAALQRWDAAFAVVRLAGAAYLVFLGAQALWAHRRGAAAAAKDGDGGAPAPAPTAFLAFRQGLLSCLLNPKVGIFFVAVVPQFLPDSRSALPMTLLFGVVDAAIAAGWLVLVSVFAARLLNWLRRPRVNTAMERTTGGVLVALGLGTAAETL; encoded by the coding sequence ATGCTCACAGCCCTTGCGGGTTTCGCCCTCTTCGCCTTGCTGGTGACGGTCGTACCGGGCCCGGACACCCTGCTGGTCCTGCGCAACTGCGTGCGCGGCGGGCGCCTGCCCGGCATCGCCACCGCGTTCGGCGCGGCTGTCGGCTCCCTGGCCTGGGCCGTCGCCGCGGCGGTGGGTCTGGCGGCCGCCCTGCAACGGTGGGATGCCGCGTTCGCCGTCGTACGCCTGGCGGGCGCGGCGTACCTGGTCTTCCTGGGTGCCCAAGCCCTGTGGGCCCACCGGCGCGGTGCCGCGGCCGCGGCGAAGGACGGGGACGGCGGTGCCCCGGCACCCGCTCCGACCGCTTTCCTCGCGTTCCGGCAGGGGCTGCTGAGCTGCCTCCTCAACCCCAAGGTCGGGATCTTCTTCGTCGCGGTGGTCCCCCAGTTCCTCCCCGACAGCCGCTCTGCGCTGCCCATGACACTGCTCTTCGGCGTCGTCGACGCCGCCATCGCGGCGGGCTGGCTGGTCCTGGTCTCGGTCTTCGCCGCCCGTCTCCTGAACTGGCTGCGCCGCCCCCGGGTGAACACGGCCATGGAGCGCACCACAGGCGGCGTCCTGGTGGCGCTCGGACTGGGGACGGCCGCAGAGACCCTGTGA
- a CDS encoding dihydrofolate reductase family protein, whose product MRKLIVSAFVSLDGVVEAPGGEPGYRNSGWTFKDIEFLPEAFEIKGREQQEAAAMMMGRVSYEAFSPVWPAMEDFADYKVMPKYVVSTTLTQDDLVENWGETTILRTLDDVAALKETDGGPIIIHGSATLNRSLSDAGLIDRYHLLVFPLLLGAGKRLFSDTDKDTQKLKLIEHEAYANGLQMNVFDVVR is encoded by the coding sequence ATGCGCAAGCTCATCGTGTCCGCTTTCGTCTCGCTCGACGGCGTCGTGGAAGCTCCCGGCGGCGAGCCCGGTTACCGCAACTCGGGGTGGACCTTCAAGGACATCGAGTTCCTCCCCGAGGCCTTCGAGATCAAGGGCCGGGAGCAGCAGGAAGCCGCCGCCATGATGATGGGCCGGGTCAGCTACGAGGCGTTCAGCCCGGTGTGGCCCGCCATGGAGGACTTCGCGGACTACAAGGTGATGCCGAAATACGTCGTCTCCACCACCCTCACCCAGGACGACCTGGTGGAGAACTGGGGCGAGACCACGATCCTGCGCACGCTCGACGATGTCGCCGCGCTCAAGGAGACCGACGGCGGCCCCATCATCATCCACGGCAGCGCCACCCTGAACCGGAGCCTTTCGGACGCCGGTCTGATCGACCGCTACCACCTGCTCGTCTTCCCGCTCCTGCTGGGCGCGGGCAAGCGCCTGTTCAGCGACACGGACAAGGACACCCAGAAGCTCAAGCTGATCGAGCACGAGGCGTACGCCAACGGGCTGCAGATGAACGTCTTCGACGTCGTCCGCTGA
- a CDS encoding TetR/AcrR family transcriptional regulator, translated as MTSDDNKPKRTTYRHGDLRNALIKAGVELAREGGPEAVVLRAATRQAGVAPNAAYRHFTDRGALLHAVSQAAMAQVAHAIEAELAAVADGLDEKATARARFRAVGTGYLRFAQEEPGLFRIAFHVPGDMTHASDADAAGAGGKSPFDLLGTALDELVETGQLPEDRRPGAEFLAWSAVHGLAVLVIDGPLRGLHPTQARDAGQHLIDMIERGI; from the coding sequence ATGACATCGGACGACAACAAGCCCAAGCGCACCACCTATCGCCATGGCGACCTGCGCAACGCCCTCATCAAGGCCGGCGTCGAACTGGCCCGTGAGGGCGGACCGGAGGCCGTGGTGCTGCGCGCCGCCACCCGCCAGGCGGGCGTCGCACCCAACGCCGCCTACCGCCACTTCACCGACCGCGGGGCGCTCCTGCACGCCGTCTCCCAGGCCGCCATGGCACAGGTCGCCCACGCCATAGAGGCCGAACTGGCCGCCGTGGCGGACGGCCTGGACGAAAAGGCCACCGCCCGGGCCCGCTTCCGCGCGGTCGGCACCGGCTACCTGCGCTTCGCCCAGGAGGAACCCGGCCTGTTCCGCATCGCCTTCCACGTTCCCGGCGACATGACCCACGCCTCGGACGCCGACGCCGCAGGGGCCGGCGGCAAATCCCCCTTCGACCTTCTGGGTACCGCCCTCGACGAGCTCGTGGAGACCGGACAGCTGCCCGAAGACCGGCGCCCCGGCGCCGAGTTCCTCGCCTGGTCAGCCGTGCACGGCCTCGCCGTCCTCGTCATCGACGGCCCCCTGCGCGGCCTTCACCCCACCCAGGCCCGTGACGCGGGACAGCACCTCATCGACATGATCGAACGCGGTATCTGA
- a CDS encoding ANTAR domain-containing protein, whose product MTLSCERRSPVGRAADEEIARLNEENRQLRQAVDSHAVIDQAIGVLIALHRLTPAAGWEVLRETSQHLNIKLRTIAELVVHAPSGRPLPGHVRHELAAAVRRQDRGAA is encoded by the coding sequence ATGACGTTGTCGTGCGAGCGACGGTCTCCCGTCGGCCGGGCAGCCGACGAGGAGATCGCGCGACTGAACGAGGAGAACCGTCAGCTGCGTCAGGCCGTGGACTCCCACGCGGTCATCGACCAGGCCATCGGTGTCCTCATCGCCCTGCACCGCCTGACGCCTGCCGCCGGCTGGGAGGTGCTGCGCGAGACCTCCCAGCACCTGAACATCAAACTGCGCACCATCGCCGAACTCGTCGTCCACGCCCCTTCAGGTCGGCCGCTGCCCGGACACGTACGCCACGAACTTGCCGCCGCCGTACGACGCCAGGACCGCGGAGCGGCGTGA
- a CDS encoding TIGR02391 family protein produces MAIAVDWARKELADFLKLTELHPKPGPPDAFIVSSHLSTRGATEDIVASAQVVEQILDRVLPRWRTEVADDHSKAINRWCQHIEAAQRADAVLLRDAEVRAGLGDDAPQLSAGVMHPWAWDGARALWGSGHFREAVTTAARKVNAEAQNKVGRRDVSETKLFQNIFSLSDPKPGEPRLRLMADDGSDTFRSVHRGAMAFAEGCYAGIRNPNSHEDGLPELPEHEALEQLSAFSVLARWVDTASLVTV; encoded by the coding sequence ATGGCCATCGCTGTCGACTGGGCTCGCAAGGAGCTCGCGGACTTCCTCAAGCTGACCGAGCTGCACCCGAAGCCCGGTCCTCCGGACGCGTTCATCGTTTCCAGTCATCTGTCCACGCGTGGGGCGACCGAGGACATCGTCGCCAGTGCCCAGGTCGTCGAGCAGATCCTGGACCGGGTGCTGCCCCGCTGGCGTACCGAAGTCGCTGACGATCACAGCAAGGCGATCAACCGCTGGTGCCAGCACATCGAGGCGGCCCAGCGGGCCGACGCGGTGCTGCTGCGCGACGCCGAGGTGCGGGCGGGACTCGGCGACGACGCGCCCCAGCTCAGTGCCGGAGTGATGCACCCGTGGGCCTGGGACGGCGCGCGGGCCCTGTGGGGCAGTGGCCACTTCCGGGAGGCGGTGACGACCGCCGCCAGGAAGGTGAACGCGGAGGCGCAGAACAAGGTCGGCCGACGGGACGTGAGCGAGACCAAGCTCTTCCAGAACATCTTCTCGCTCAGTGACCCCAAGCCCGGCGAACCGCGATTGCGCCTCATGGCCGACGACGGCAGCGACACCTTCCGCAGTGTCCACCGCGGCGCCATGGCCTTCGCCGAAGGGTGCTACGCGGGAATCCGCAATCCCAACAGCCACGAGGACGGCTTGCCCGAACTGCCTGAGCACGAGGCCCTGGAACAACTGTCCGCCTTCAGCGTGCTTGCCCGCTGGGTCGACACCGCCAGTCTGGTGACGGTCTGA
- the arsB gene encoding ACR3 family arsenite efflux transporter, with amino-acid sequence MTSTERTGTTTPAPADPAESGVVAELSTLDRYLAVWILAAMALGLGLGRLIPGLNDALAKVELGGVSLPIALGLLVMMYPVLAKVRYDRLDAVTSDRKLMASSLAVNWLIGPAVMFALAWLFLPDLPEYRTGLVIVGLARCIAMVIIWNDLACGDREAAAVLVALNSLFQVVAFGLLGWFYLDLLPGWLNLGESEHLDISMWKIALNVVIFLGVPLIAGFLTRRIGERKLGRERYEAGFLPKIGPWALYGLLFTIVILFALQGKTITSQPLDVARIAVPLLVYFAVMWFGTFALGKAIGLAYDRTATLAFTAAGNNFELAIAVAIATFGVTSGQALSGVVGPLIEVPVLVALVHVSLAWRRKFTPAA; translated from the coding sequence ATGACGAGCACCGAACGGACGGGTACGACCACGCCCGCGCCCGCGGACCCGGCCGAGTCGGGCGTCGTCGCCGAGCTCTCCACCCTTGACCGCTATCTGGCGGTGTGGATCCTTGCCGCCATGGCCCTCGGCCTGGGCCTGGGACGGCTGATCCCCGGCTTGAACGACGCGCTGGCCAAGGTCGAACTCGGCGGAGTCTCCCTGCCGATCGCGCTCGGCCTGCTGGTCATGATGTACCCGGTGCTCGCCAAGGTCCGCTACGACCGACTCGACGCGGTCACCAGCGACCGCAAGCTGATGGCCTCCTCGCTGGCCGTCAACTGGCTGATCGGCCCGGCCGTCATGTTCGCGCTGGCCTGGCTCTTCCTGCCGGACCTGCCCGAGTACCGCACCGGCCTGGTCATCGTCGGCCTGGCCCGCTGCATCGCCATGGTCATCATCTGGAACGACCTGGCCTGCGGCGACCGTGAAGCCGCCGCCGTGCTGGTGGCGCTGAACTCGCTCTTCCAGGTGGTCGCCTTCGGCCTGCTGGGCTGGTTCTACCTTGACCTGCTGCCCGGCTGGCTGAACCTGGGCGAGAGCGAGCACCTCGACATCTCCATGTGGAAGATCGCCCTCAACGTCGTCATCTTCCTCGGCGTCCCGCTGATCGCCGGATTCCTGACCCGCCGGATCGGCGAGCGCAAGCTCGGCCGCGAACGCTACGAGGCCGGCTTCCTGCCGAAAATCGGGCCGTGGGCGCTGTACGGGCTGCTGTTCACCATCGTGATCCTGTTCGCCCTGCAAGGGAAGACGATCACTTCCCAGCCGCTGGACGTGGCCCGGATCGCGGTGCCGCTCCTGGTGTACTTCGCGGTGATGTGGTTCGGCACCTTCGCCTTGGGTAAGGCGATCGGCCTGGCCTACGACCGCACCGCCACGCTCGCCTTCACCGCCGCGGGCAACAACTTCGAACTGGCCATCGCCGTCGCCATCGCCACCTTCGGCGTCACGTCCGGCCAGGCCCTGTCCGGCGTCGTCGGTCCACTGATCGAGGTGCCGGTCCTGGTCGCGCTCGTCCACGTGTCGCTGGCCTGGCGACGGAAGTTCACGCCCGCCGCCTGA
- a CDS encoding ArsR/SmtB family transcription factor → MLTSVDTELMRVLADPLRLKIVTLLAHETLCTTHLVAETGAKQTNLSNHMKVLREAGVVDTEPCGRFVYYKLKPEVLDALAASFSGLATAARETIETGRKRAC, encoded by the coding sequence ATGCTGACGTCAGTCGACACTGAACTGATGCGGGTGCTCGCCGATCCGCTCAGGCTGAAGATCGTGACCCTGCTCGCCCACGAAACGCTGTGCACCACGCACCTGGTCGCCGAGACCGGTGCGAAGCAGACCAACCTGTCCAACCACATGAAGGTGCTGCGCGAGGCGGGCGTGGTGGACACCGAGCCGTGCGGCCGGTTCGTCTACTACAAGCTCAAGCCCGAGGTCCTCGACGCCCTGGCCGCCTCCTTCTCCGGCCTGGCGACGGCCGCGCGCGAGACGATCGAGACCGGCCGGAAGCGGGCCTGCTGA
- a CDS encoding three-helix bundle dimerization domain-containing protein, with the protein MTAPVPPALPDARLAAGAARLAARHTGRFSVETVQALIADSYGRLAVTARVSTHLLVLAERWTAERLDALDHLRKRPRSEVPRVLFVCSHNAGRSQLAAALLAHRACGLVRVSSAGTTPAAAVEPFVAQVLTEAGVEPSRAFPKPLTDEAVRAADVVVTMGCGDACPVFPGKKYLDWALEDPAGKGVGAVRPIRDQIKGRVETLITEIDNHEKETPAAASSAASVPLPGR; encoded by the coding sequence ATGACCGCACCCGTACCGCCCGCCCTGCCCGATGCCCGCCTCGCCGCCGGTGCCGCCCGCCTGGCCGCCCGGCACACGGGCCGCTTCTCCGTCGAGACCGTCCAGGCGCTGATCGCCGACTCCTACGGCCGACTCGCCGTCACCGCGCGCGTCTCCACGCATCTGCTCGTGCTGGCCGAGCGGTGGACGGCCGAGCGCCTCGACGCCCTGGACCACCTCCGCAAGCGGCCGCGGAGCGAGGTGCCGCGGGTTCTGTTCGTCTGCAGCCACAACGCCGGCCGCTCCCAGCTGGCCGCCGCCCTGCTCGCCCACCGCGCATGCGGCCTCGTGCGGGTCTCCTCCGCCGGCACGACGCCGGCCGCCGCCGTCGAGCCCTTCGTGGCCCAGGTGCTGACCGAGGCCGGAGTCGAGCCCAGCCGAGCGTTCCCCAAGCCGCTGACCGACGAGGCCGTCCGGGCCGCCGACGTCGTCGTCACCATGGGCTGCGGCGACGCCTGCCCGGTCTTCCCCGGCAAGAAGTACCTCGACTGGGCCCTGGAAGATCCGGCGGGCAAGGGAGTTGGGGCCGTACGACCGATCCGCGACCAGATCAAGGGCCGCGTCGAGACCCTCATCACCGAGATCGACAACCATGAGAAGGAGACCCCCGCGGCCGCGTCCTCGGCCGCGAGTGTCCCGCTCCCCGGCCGCTGA
- a CDS encoding pentapeptide repeat-containing protein, whose protein sequence is MEDSSRDQPAIVSVLSTYVRSHAKRPRTGTGAFKGLASDIKAALTALDKREPVHDSAPTDLRGANLQGANLQGVHLGDADLRGANLRGANLSGAELANADLRGAYLRDADLFGGTLVGADLRDADLHGTNLVAANLRGAKR, encoded by the coding sequence ATGGAGGACTCCTCCCGCGACCAGCCCGCCATCGTCAGCGTCCTGTCCACCTACGTCCGTAGCCACGCCAAGAGGCCGAGAACGGGGACAGGCGCCTTCAAAGGCCTTGCCAGCGATATCAAGGCAGCCCTCACCGCACTCGACAAACGGGAACCCGTCCATGACAGCGCCCCCACGGACCTACGCGGTGCGAATCTGCAAGGGGCGAACTTGCAGGGGGTTCACCTGGGCGATGCCGACCTGCGGGGCGCGAACCTGCGAGGGGCGAACCTCAGCGGTGCGGAACTGGCCAACGCGGATCTGCGCGGCGCATACCTGCGAGACGCGGACCTGTTCGGCGGGACCTTGGTCGGCGCGGACCTGCGCGACGCGGATCTGCACGGTACGAACCTGGTCGCTGCGAACCTGCGCGGCGCGAAGCGGTAG
- a CDS encoding ATP-binding protein, translating to MRACRRAPRRAARAEYHLPCQDDSAGLARTLTRTFLARAREDAPPRAEVDDAVLVVSELVANATRHGRSCCRLRLTLGQGDQLTVEVHDDNPRYPRLRAVSVSAEHGRGIALVRALSRRLSVSADSHGGKTVRAVLPAAA from the coding sequence ATGCGTGCCTGCCGGCGTGCCCCGCGCCGTGCCGCCCGAGCCGAGTACCACCTGCCGTGCCAGGACGACTCCGCCGGTCTGGCCCGTACCTTGACCCGTACGTTCCTCGCCCGTGCACGAGAAGACGCTCCACCCCGGGCAGAGGTCGACGACGCGGTGCTCGTGGTCTCCGAGCTGGTGGCCAACGCCACGCGCCACGGACGCAGCTGCTGCCGACTCCGACTGACGCTGGGCCAGGGGGACCAGCTCACCGTCGAAGTCCACGACGACAACCCTCGATACCCCCGCCTGCGCGCCGTTTCTGTTTCTGCGGAACACGGCCGCGGCATCGCACTGGTTCGGGCACTCTCCCGCCGCCTGTCCGTATCGGCCGATTCCCACGGCGGCAAGACAGTGCGCGCGGTCCTGCCCGCCGCAGCCTGA
- a CDS encoding ArsR/SmtB family transcription factor, with protein MARAATTSDVFNAIAEPQRREILVLLRAGERSVTELAQELEMTQPGASKHLRVLRKVGLVRDRKAGKQRLYGLDASGLRPVHEWTGGFEQFWNESFDRLDAYVQDLKQTRKAE; from the coding sequence ATGGCACGAGCAGCGACGACGTCGGATGTCTTCAACGCGATCGCCGAGCCGCAGCGCCGGGAGATCCTGGTACTGCTGCGGGCGGGTGAGCGGTCGGTGACCGAGCTGGCCCAGGAGTTGGAGATGACCCAGCCGGGGGCGTCCAAACACCTGCGGGTGCTCCGGAAGGTCGGGCTGGTGCGCGACCGCAAGGCGGGCAAGCAGCGCCTGTACGGCCTTGACGCCAGCGGGCTGCGGCCCGTCCACGAGTGGACCGGCGGTTTCGAGCAGTTCTGGAACGAGAGCTTCGACCGACTGGACGCCTACGTGCAGGACCTGAAGCAGACGAGGAAAGCGGAGTAG
- a CDS encoding SRPBCC family protein → MSTTERGTSAQSATADREIVISRIIDAPRELVFEAFTDVRHLSGWWGPEGFTTTTRAFEFRVGGAWDFVMHGPDGTDYQEWITWTELVPPERIAMLHGETRDDPNAFESVLTFEPDGTATRIEMHTLFPTKELRDEAVEKYHAIEAGQQTLNNLAAYVTEIVRKGAEG, encoded by the coding sequence ATGAGCACGACAGAACGAGGAACGTCGGCGCAGTCGGCGACAGCCGACCGTGAGATCGTCATCTCCCGGATCATCGACGCCCCGCGGGAGCTGGTGTTCGAGGCGTTCACCGACGTCCGGCACCTGTCGGGATGGTGGGGGCCGGAGGGGTTCACCACCACCACGCGGGCGTTCGAGTTCCGCGTCGGCGGAGCGTGGGACTTCGTGATGCACGGACCGGACGGCACGGACTACCAAGAGTGGATCACCTGGACCGAGCTCGTCCCGCCGGAACGGATCGCGATGCTCCACGGTGAGACCCGCGACGACCCGAACGCCTTCGAGTCGGTCCTGACGTTCGAGCCCGACGGCACAGCGACCCGGATCGAGATGCACACGCTGTTCCCCACCAAGGAACTGCGCGACGAGGCGGTCGAGAAGTACCACGCCATCGAGGCCGGCCAGCAGACCCTGAACAACCTGGCTGCCTACGTCACCGAGATCGTTCGGAAGGGAGCGGAGGGCTGA